A part of Streptomyces sp. NBC_01210 genomic DNA contains:
- a CDS encoding aspartate aminotransferase family protein, which produces MTDPLKGFDLARLLAERGAERYELHARYLNHQLPRMLHTIGFDKVYERAEGAYFWDADGNDYLDMLAGFGVMGLGRHHPVVRKALHDVLDASLADLTRFDCQPLPGLLAEKLLRQSPHLDRVFFGNSGTEAVETALKFARYATGKPRILYCSHAFHGLTTGSLSVNGEAGFRDGFAPLLPDTAIELGDLAALERELTRGDVAGFVVEPIQGKGVHATPPGFLYAAQELLHKHKALLIADEVQTGLGRTGDFYAYQYEAGVEPDLVCVAKALSGGYVPVGATLGKDWIFKKVYSSMDRVLVHSASFGSNAQAMAAGLAVLSVLEDEHVVANARVTGELLRSRLAALVDRYELLHEVRGRGLMIGIEFGRPESIKLRSRWTMLQAARKGLFAQMVVVPLLQKHRILTQVSGDHLEVIKLIPPLTIGEREVERFVAAFTAVMDDAHGGGGLMWDFGKTLVKQAVANR; this is translated from the coding sequence ATGACCGATCCGCTCAAGGGCTTCGATCTGGCGAGACTCCTCGCGGAGCGCGGGGCCGAGCGCTATGAGCTGCATGCGCGGTATCTCAACCACCAGCTGCCGCGCATGCTGCACACCATCGGCTTCGACAAGGTCTATGAGCGGGCCGAGGGCGCGTACTTCTGGGACGCCGACGGCAACGACTATCTCGATATGCTCGCGGGCTTCGGGGTGATGGGGCTCGGCCGGCACCATCCCGTCGTACGCAAGGCGCTGCACGATGTCCTCGACGCCTCGCTCGCGGACCTCACACGCTTCGACTGCCAGCCGCTGCCGGGGCTGCTGGCGGAGAAGCTGCTGAGGCAGAGTCCGCACCTGGACCGGGTGTTCTTCGGCAACAGCGGTACGGAGGCGGTGGAGACGGCGCTGAAGTTCGCCCGGTACGCCACCGGGAAGCCGAGGATCCTCTACTGTTCGCACGCCTTCCACGGGCTGACCACCGGATCGCTGTCGGTCAACGGGGAGGCCGGCTTCCGGGACGGCTTCGCGCCGCTGCTGCCCGACACCGCGATCGAGCTCGGTGATCTGGCCGCGCTGGAGCGGGAGCTGACGCGGGGCGATGTGGCGGGCTTCGTCGTGGAGCCGATCCAGGGCAAGGGCGTGCATGCGACGCCGCCAGGATTCCTTTACGCCGCACAGGAGTTGCTGCACAAGCACAAGGCGCTGCTGATCGCCGACGAGGTGCAGACCGGCCTCGGCAGGACCGGTGACTTCTACGCGTACCAGTACGAGGCAGGGGTCGAGCCGGATCTGGTCTGCGTGGCGAAGGCGCTCTCGGGCGGGTACGTGCCGGTCGGCGCGACGCTCGGCAAGGACTGGATCTTCAAGAAGGTCTACTCGTCGATGGACCGGGTGCTGGTGCATTCGGCCAGCTTCGGCTCCAATGCCCAGGCGATGGCTGCCGGGCTCGCGGTGCTCTCGGTGCTGGAGGACGAGCATGTCGTGGCGAACGCGCGGGTGACCGGAGAGTTGCTGCGGTCGCGGCTGGCCGCGCTCGTCGACCGCTATGAGCTGCTGCACGAGGTGCGGGGCCGCGGCCTGATGATCGGCATCGAGTTCGGCCGCCCGGAATCGATCAAGCTGCGCAGCCGCTGGACCATGCTGCAGGCGGCCCGCAAGGGTCTCTTCGCGCAGATGGTGGTGGTGCCGCTGCTGCAGAAGCACCGGATCCTCACCCAGGTCTCCGGCGACCACCTGGAAGTGATCAAGCTGATTCCGCCGTTGACCATCGGAGAGCGGGAGGTCGAGCGGTTCGTGGCGGCCTTCACCGCGGTGATGGACGACGCGCACGGCGGTGGCGGGCTGATGTGGGACTTCGGCAAGACGCTGGTGAAGCAGGCGGTCGCCAACCGCTGA
- a CDS encoding helix-turn-helix domain-containing protein — MSPTEEVATVLPDVAPRLRDLRRRRGLTLEAAAQRAGLSPAHLSRLETGNRQPSLPMLLALARIYGTTVAELLGELAPERDPIIRAGSREPSEADGWTYHQTGGAGRAMQALRLVVPYGSQGELVRVHPGEEWLYILNGRLRLSLGEAVHELAPGDSAHFDSLTPHRLAAVGREGAELLFVHTLLQSPNLHPHN; from the coding sequence ATGAGCCCCACTGAAGAGGTGGCCACGGTGCTGCCGGATGTCGCGCCACGGCTACGGGATCTGCGCCGCCGCCGTGGCCTCACCCTGGAAGCCGCAGCCCAGCGTGCGGGGCTTTCCCCCGCCCACCTGTCCCGGCTGGAGACGGGCAACCGTCAGCCGTCGCTGCCGATGCTGCTCGCTCTCGCCAGAATCTACGGTACGACAGTCGCGGAGCTCCTCGGCGAGCTCGCGCCGGAACGCGATCCGATCATCCGCGCCGGCAGCCGGGAGCCCTCCGAGGCGGACGGCTGGACCTACCACCAGACCGGCGGAGCCGGCCGGGCGATGCAGGCCCTGCGGCTGGTGGTTCCGTACGGCAGCCAGGGCGAGCTCGTCCGGGTGCATCCCGGGGAGGAGTGGCTGTACATCCTCAACGGTCGGCTGCGCCTGAGCCTGGGTGAGGCGGTCCACGAGCTGGCGCCCGGGGACAGCGCGCACTTCGACTCACTGACCCCGCACCGTCTCGCGGCGGTCGGCCGCGAGGGTGCCGAGCTGCTGTTCGTCCACACGCTGCTGCAGAGCCCCAACCTCCATCCGCACAACTGA
- a CDS encoding DUF6126 family protein — translation MSKSNEERSFPRGLVIRLFAYLVAGHLFAGFLYLLFTLGGQNQ, via the coding sequence ATGTCCAAAAGCAATGAAGAGCGGTCGTTTCCCCGTGGGCTGGTGATCCGGCTGTTCGCCTACCTGGTGGCGGGCCATCTGTTCGCCGGGTTCCTCTACCTTCTGTTCACGCTGGGCGGCCAGAACCAGTAG
- a CDS encoding tyrosine-protein phosphatase: MTQQLPQIPSTEPELSGVRNFRDVGGLPTVDGRRVRYGRLFRSGHLAHATESDTAFLSTLGLHTIFDFRNAADQQLEGPDVELPGVRNVNLPLTDPADGAQFWKMVREGDLDQLKSILADGKAAGRMSASYRTIIKHRTAEHSRVLHALAEDSVPALMHCAAGKDRAGISIAVSLLAVGVEREAIEADYLKSNDPHRRYLVRRSDNSPAGMSPEVMGLLSPLFDARAEYLAAAFETIEETWGTTERYLAEGLKIAPETRERLRERLIDEA, from the coding sequence GTGACACAGCAGCTGCCGCAGATCCCGTCGACAGAACCTGAGCTGTCCGGAGTGCGCAACTTCCGGGACGTGGGCGGCCTGCCGACCGTGGACGGCCGGCGGGTGCGGTACGGACGGCTCTTCCGCAGCGGCCACCTCGCCCATGCCACCGAGAGCGACACCGCGTTCCTCTCCACCCTGGGCCTGCACACGATCTTCGACTTCCGTAATGCCGCGGACCAGCAGCTGGAGGGCCCGGACGTCGAGCTGCCGGGCGTGCGCAATGTGAATCTGCCGCTCACCGACCCGGCCGACGGCGCCCAGTTCTGGAAGATGGTCCGGGAGGGCGATCTCGACCAGCTGAAGTCGATCCTCGCGGACGGCAAGGCGGCGGGCCGGATGTCGGCGTCGTACCGGACGATCATCAAGCATCGCACCGCCGAGCACAGCCGCGTACTGCACGCGCTCGCTGAAGACAGTGTCCCGGCGCTGATGCACTGCGCGGCGGGCAAGGACCGCGCCGGAATCTCGATCGCCGTGTCGCTGCTCGCGGTCGGCGTGGAGCGCGAGGCGATCGAGGCGGACTACCTCAAGTCCAATGATCCGCACCGGCGTTATCTGGTGCGCCGCAGCGACAACTCCCCGGCCGGGATGTCCCCGGAAGTGATGGGGCTGCTGAGCCCGCTCTTCGACGCGCGCGCCGAGTACCTTGCGGCGGCCTTCGAGACGATCGAGGAGACCTGGGGCACGACGGAGCGGTACCTCGCCGAGGGCCTGAAGATCGCCCCGGAGACGCGCGAGCGCCTGCGCGAGCGCCTCATCGACGAGGCGTAG
- a CDS encoding alpha-galactosidase, protein MIECVGKGRTWVLSGPRSSYALRLTEADELLHLHWGPRISGADAEALAAQGLPPYWPFESQLDGHEEYPVEGGPRFARPALSVRTDTVRGTEWTFAGADEVHGDELRLHFTDAVHGLGLTLHHRMRDDADVIERWVTVTHEGEGPDLELLRADAATWTLPQRDSWRLSQLHGRWAAESLLVRSELAYGEKVLSSRRGHTGHQHLPWVALDAEGATEERGEVYGAALCWSGSWRISVAQLPDGLVQITGGAGYDDSGLLRLAPGQSYTSPVFAGLWSEGGFGGASRAWHAWQLAHVIPDAQAERPVLYNSWEATGFDISEEQQRALAQRAAALGVELFVVDDAWFGQRTSDRAGLGDWTPNVERFPRGLKPLADEVHALGMQFGIWVEPEMVNADSDLYRAHPDWVQHHPGRARTEFRNQLVLNLAREDVQAYLWEQLDGLLGSAPIDYVKWDFNRCFTEAGWPGETYPQKLWVEHVQALYALLDRLRAAHPSVAFESCSGGGGRIDLGILSRTDQVWTSDNTDPLDRLAIQQGFTQLHPARVMAAWVTDSPNVQLNGRVSTLRFRFVSAMAGVLGVGGDLTEWSAEELAEAHGWVELYKKIRPVVQHGELYRLRAPEGGLSAVQYVRGDENVVLAWLQAQHYGEQPPRLRLRGLDPAAAYECLDTGVVHRGSVLLHHGLHTGLTGDMDATVIRLRRR, encoded by the coding sequence ATGATCGAGTGTGTTGGCAAGGGTCGTACGTGGGTTCTCTCCGGACCGAGGAGCAGTTATGCGCTGCGTCTGACAGAAGCTGACGAACTGCTGCATCTCCACTGGGGGCCACGGATCTCCGGCGCCGACGCGGAGGCACTCGCGGCCCAGGGCCTGCCGCCCTACTGGCCGTTCGAGTCACAGCTCGACGGCCACGAGGAGTATCCGGTCGAGGGCGGCCCGCGCTTCGCACGGCCGGCGCTCTCCGTCCGTACGGACACGGTGCGCGGCACCGAGTGGACCTTCGCCGGCGCCGATGAGGTGCATGGCGACGAGCTGAGGCTCCACTTCACCGACGCTGTACACGGCCTCGGGCTCACCCTGCACCATCGGATGCGCGACGACGCTGACGTCATCGAGCGCTGGGTCACCGTCACCCATGAGGGCGAGGGCCCCGACCTGGAACTTCTGCGCGCCGATGCCGCCACCTGGACACTGCCGCAGCGCGACAGCTGGCGGCTCAGCCAGCTGCACGGCCGGTGGGCGGCGGAGTCGCTGCTCGTACGGTCGGAGCTGGCGTACGGCGAGAAGGTGCTGAGCAGCAGGCGCGGCCACACCGGCCACCAGCATCTGCCCTGGGTCGCGCTGGACGCGGAAGGGGCTACGGAGGAGCGGGGCGAGGTGTACGGCGCCGCGCTCTGCTGGTCCGGGTCCTGGCGGATCTCCGTGGCGCAGCTGCCCGACGGACTCGTACAGATCACCGGCGGAGCGGGCTACGACGACTCCGGGCTGCTGCGGCTCGCACCGGGCCAGTCGTACACCTCGCCCGTCTTCGCCGGACTGTGGAGCGAAGGAGGGTTCGGGGGAGCCAGCAGGGCCTGGCACGCCTGGCAGCTGGCGCATGTGATCCCGGACGCCCAGGCTGAGCGGCCGGTGCTCTACAACTCCTGGGAGGCCACCGGCTTCGACATTTCCGAGGAGCAGCAGCGGGCGCTCGCGCAGCGGGCCGCGGCCCTGGGCGTCGAACTGTTCGTGGTGGACGACGCGTGGTTCGGGCAGCGCACCAGCGATCGCGCCGGACTCGGCGACTGGACACCCAACGTCGAGCGCTTCCCGCGGGGGCTGAAGCCGCTCGCAGACGAAGTGCACGCGCTGGGCATGCAGTTCGGGATCTGGGTCGAACCGGAGATGGTCAATGCCGACAGCGATCTCTATCGCGCGCACCCCGACTGGGTGCAGCACCACCCGGGCCGGGCACGGACGGAGTTCCGCAACCAGCTCGTACTGAACCTCGCGCGCGAGGATGTACAGGCCTACCTCTGGGAGCAGTTGGACGGACTGCTCGGCAGCGCGCCCATCGACTATGTGAAATGGGACTTCAACCGCTGCTTCACGGAAGCCGGCTGGCCCGGCGAGACATATCCGCAGAAGCTGTGGGTCGAGCATGTGCAGGCGCTCTACGCACTCCTCGACCGGCTGCGCGCCGCGCATCCCTCGGTCGCCTTCGAGTCCTGCTCGGGCGGCGGTGGCCGGATCGACCTCGGAATTCTGTCCCGGACCGACCAGGTGTGGACCTCCGACAACACCGATCCGCTGGACCGGCTCGCCATCCAGCAGGGCTTCACCCAGCTGCACCCGGCACGGGTCATGGCGGCCTGGGTGACCGACAGTCCCAATGTCCAGCTCAACGGCCGCGTCAGCACGCTCCGCTTCCGCTTTGTGAGCGCCATGGCAGGAGTGCTCGGAGTCGGTGGCGATCTCACCGAGTGGAGCGCGGAGGAGCTCGCCGAGGCGCACGGCTGGGTGGAGCTCTACAAGAAGATCAGGCCGGTGGTTCAGCACGGCGAGCTGTACCGGCTGCGGGCGCCGGAGGGCGGACTGAGCGCCGTGCAGTACGTACGCGGTGACGAGAACGTCGTTCTCGCCTGGCTCCAGGCACAGCACTACGGCGAACAGCCGCCCAGGCTCAGGCTGCGCGGGCTCGATCCGGCAGCCGCGTACGAGTGCCTGGACACGGGCGTCGTGCACCGCGGATCCGTGCTCCTGCATCACGGGCTGCACACCGGGCTGACGGGCGACATGGACGCCACGGTGATCCGGCTGCGACGCCGCTGA